DNA sequence from the Cohnella herbarum genome:
ACGGAAGAATTCATGCGGATGGTTGCCTATGTTTGATTTCTTACAAAGTCTTACTTTTCTATGGGTTCTGTTAATTCTCTTCTAAGTAAAGCAATTTCATGTTTATACGGAGGGTTTTTGTATTTAATAGGTCCAATAGATGGGGTTTCAAGCAGTTTGGGGAGATTAGAAAGTTGAGGATGGTGAACAATATAGTCCAAGGCATGCAGACCTATAAATCCATGTCCGATATTCTCGTGTCGATCTTTACGGGAGCCGCGTTCGTTCTTGGAATCATTAATGTGAAGCACCTTTAACCGATTAAGCCCAATGATGCGATCGAACTGATCAAGCACGCCGTCAAAGTCATGGACAATATCGTATCCAGCATCATGAACGTGGCAAGTGTCCAGGCAGATCGAAAGACTCTCATTGTACGTTACTCCATCTATAATGCGAGCCAGTTCCTCAAAGCGAACGCCACATTCCGTCCCTTTACCTGCCATCGTCTCTAACGAGATTTGAACCTTTTCATTCCGGGTAAGAACTTCATTAAGCCCCTTGATGATCATGTTAAGTCCCTTGCCTACTCCTTCTCCAACGTGCGATCCGGGATGCATAACAATCTGTTCCGAACCCAATGCTTCC
Encoded proteins:
- a CDS encoding deoxyribonuclease IV translates to MLIGSHVSMGGKEMLLKASKEAASYGANTFLIYTGAPQNTKRKPISDYKISEGHAHMKEQGISNIVVHAPFLINLANSMNNQVFSHSIAFMRDEMERTEALGSEQIVMHPGSHVGEGVGKGLNMIIKGLNEVLTRNEKVQISLETMAGKGTECGVRFEELARIIDGVTYNESLSICLDTCHVHDAGYDIVHDFDGVLDQFDRIIGLNRLKVLHINDSKNERGSRKDRHENIGHGFIGLHALDYIVHHPQLSNLPKLLETPSIGPIKYKNPPYKHEIALLRRELTEPIEK